Proteins found in one Amycolatopsis aidingensis genomic segment:
- a CDS encoding YcxB family protein, whose amino-acid sequence MHIEIQSQFDAGEDLRDLRQAIRLGMRRQLWGLAAACLAFLGGGVLLLLNDLVISGILAFAAVLFLPVWVERRIRATIAELRKRLDRPGRVLVTDESYAYETDLEQAEYRWEQVKRVLVNQRFFLVEVTGQVALVIGRRHLTAAQDAELGAFLENLTPAR is encoded by the coding sequence GTGCACATCGAGATCCAGAGTCAGTTCGACGCCGGAGAAGACCTCAGGGACCTCAGGCAGGCCATCCGGCTGGGAATGCGACGGCAGCTCTGGGGCCTGGCCGCGGCGTGCCTCGCGTTCCTCGGCGGCGGCGTCCTCCTGCTGCTGAACGACCTCGTGATCTCGGGAATCCTGGCGTTCGCCGCCGTGCTGTTTCTGCCCGTGTGGGTTGAGCGCCGGATCCGCGCGACGATCGCGGAACTGCGGAAACGGCTCGACCGGCCGGGGCGCGTGCTCGTGACCGACGAGTCCTACGCCTACGAGACCGATCTTGAGCAGGCCGAGTACCGCTGGGAACAGGTCAAACGGGTGCTCGTCAACCAGCGGTTCTTCCTGGTCGAAGTGACCGGTCAGGTCGCGCTCGTCATCGGGCGCCGGCACCTCACCGCTGCGCAGGACGCCGAACTCGGTGCCTTCCTCGAGAACCTGACCCCCGCCCGCTGA
- a CDS encoding heat shock protein transcriptional repressor HspR yields the protein MFGSSPLPGGLPHGADEDTPVFVISVAAQLSGLHAQTLRSYDRQGLVSPGRTSGGGRRYSMRDIAQLREVQRLSQEDGVNLAGIKRIIELENQVDALRERVRELTEELAGAYAAAEQAAAAVHASYRKDLVPVRQEAALVVWRPPRRPR from the coding sequence ATGTTCGGTTCCTCCCCGCTGCCCGGCGGCCTTCCGCACGGCGCCGACGAGGACACCCCGGTGTTCGTCATCTCGGTCGCGGCCCAGCTGTCCGGGCTGCACGCGCAGACCCTGCGGTCCTACGACCGGCAGGGACTGGTTTCCCCCGGCCGCACCTCGGGCGGGGGCAGGCGCTATTCCATGCGGGATATCGCACAGCTGCGCGAGGTGCAGCGGCTGTCCCAGGAGGACGGCGTGAACCTCGCCGGGATCAAGCGGATCATCGAGCTGGAGAACCAGGTCGACGCCTTGCGCGAGCGGGTGCGGGAACTGACCGAGGAACTGGCGGGCGCCTACGCCGCCGCCGAACAGGCCGCGGCCGCGGTGCACGCCTCCTACCGCAAGGATCTGGTGCCGGTGCGCCAGGAGGCCGCACTGGTCGTCTGGCGCCCGCCCCGCCGCCCCCGCTGA